The proteins below are encoded in one region of Amycolatopsis acidiphila:
- a CDS encoding isocitrate lyase/PEP mutase family protein: protein MASLLSDGCDGPKRLRELLAGGEPVVAPGAYDALSARLAEEAGFPAVYMTGFGVTASLIGRPDVGLLTMTEMVDTARHITAAVDLPVLADADTGYGNALNVIRTVREYEAAGVAGIHLEDQVAPKRCGHLEGKQVVPVDTAVDKIRAAVAARRNPDFVLIARTDARAVEGVDAAIDRARRYRDAGADALFVEALQTDEEIEHVAAEFEGFPLLFNWAEGGKTPPTSMERLRELGFRLVICPIAALLAATRAVREVYAQIAQDGTPINAVAGLPGFGEFTEFAGLPEVTEIGRRFGQG, encoded by the coding sequence GTGGCGAGCCTGCTCAGTGACGGATGCGACGGACCGAAGCGGCTGCGGGAGCTGCTGGCCGGAGGTGAGCCGGTCGTGGCGCCGGGCGCGTACGACGCGCTGAGCGCACGGCTGGCCGAGGAGGCGGGGTTCCCGGCCGTGTACATGACCGGGTTCGGGGTGACGGCCTCGCTGATCGGGCGGCCGGACGTCGGCCTGCTCACGATGACCGAGATGGTCGACACCGCGCGGCACATCACGGCGGCGGTCGACCTGCCGGTGCTCGCCGATGCCGACACCGGCTACGGCAATGCGCTGAACGTGATCCGGACGGTGCGGGAGTACGAGGCAGCCGGGGTGGCGGGCATCCATCTCGAGGACCAGGTGGCGCCGAAGCGGTGCGGGCACCTGGAGGGTAAACAGGTGGTACCCGTGGATACGGCGGTCGACAAGATCAGGGCGGCCGTCGCCGCGCGGCGGAACCCCGATTTCGTGCTGATCGCCCGCACCGACGCACGTGCGGTGGAAGGCGTCGACGCGGCGATCGACCGGGCGCGGCGCTACCGGGACGCGGGTGCGGACGCGCTCTTCGTGGAGGCCCTGCAGACCGACGAGGAGATCGAACACGTGGCGGCGGAGTTCGAGGGTTTTCCGTTGCTGTTCAACTGGGCCGAGGGTGGCAAGACCCCGCCGACGAGCATGGAACGCCTGCGGGAGCTGGGTTTCCGGCTCGTGATCTGCCCGATCGCGGCCCTCCTCGCGGCGACGCGTGCCGTGCGGGAGGTCTACGCGCAGATCGCGCAGGACGGCACGCCGATCAACGCGGTGGCGGGACTGCCGGGGTTCGGGGAGTTCACGGAGTTCGCCGGGTTGCCCGAAGTGACGGAGATCGGGCGACGCTTCGGACAGGGTTGA